The window ACAAACCGGATGGATCGTATAGAGGTTCATTTCGAGGCACCTCCGTCATCGGTTGTCCCCAAAGAGATGGCGCGATTCGCTGAGTGGTTTAATCGAACAACTCCCGGAGGCGAGTCTGCTTTGCCGCCGATTACCAGAGCCGGCATCGCACACCTGTATTTTGTCACCATACATCCCTTCGAAGATGGCAACGGCCGCATCGGTCGCGCGGTCTCCGAAAAAGCACTGTCGCAGGCGGTGGGTCATCCGACGCTCCTGGCGTTAGCGGATGCCATCAAACAGAGGCAAAAGGAATATTATCGAGCGCTGCAGGATGCCAACAAAACCAACGAGATTACACCATGGCTTGAGTGGTTTGCGGACACGGTTGTCCTGGCGCAGGAATCGACTCAGATCCGCGTCGAGTTTCTGATCGAGAAAGCAAAGCTGCTGAATCGACTGCGCGATCGACTGAATCCACGGCAGGAAAAGGCTTTGCTGCGAATGTTCGAAGAAGGCCCTGGCGGATTCAAGGGCGGCATGAGCGCAGAGAAGTATATTCGCATCACATCGACTTCTCGCGCCACGGCCACCCGCGACTTGCAGGATCTTGTCGCAAAGGGCGCGCTTATTCGCCGCGGCGAGCGGAAACACACGCGCTATTTTTTGGGAGTTGATCCAGTCATCCGTAATCTTGGCGCTTAGCGCCAGACCCCACTCCTCCGGTATTCCCTTCCCCCTCCCCTCTACTGATAAGCCTCATTATGTCGACTGCGAAAGCACCCTCTTGACTATGGGGGGCATTTAAATCGAAGATCGGGGCGATCGACATCGATTTTGGCCGCACCCGTTTATATTCATGGCGATTCATTGTCGGGCACGGCAGGGGCGACGGGTGGCGGGCGGATCGGGAGGCCCAGACAGGCGAGGATTCTCGCGATGGTCTCGGCCGACTCGCACACGGCGCGTCGTCCCCAGGCTTCGAGCACGGCGGCCGGACACCCCATGGGTCTCTCCTTCCGGCGGTGATGACGCCGGATCTTCCCTCCCCGTATCCAATGGGGCCAAGTGTGTTTTGGGTGAAGGATTCTGGAATCAGGGGCCGACAGGGAAGCCGGCTGATCGAGATCGACATCCCGGGGCATTGACGCGGAGCCTTTTTATTGTTATTTAATCCCTTCGCCCGAGCGCGGGCGGAGAGTTATGCGCGCATCCCGAGGGCCGCGAGGCGCGGCGTACCCGCCCGGCCCCCGATCCCCCGGACCCGATGGAAGACGGACCGCGGGGGGATGGGAAGAGCGCGTTGGACGATGGCGCCGTCGGTGGTGATGATAGGGCCGACGCGCGGATGGAAACACTGGCAGTCGTTTCAAAGCGGAGCATCTTGGCGGTAGTCTGATGTCGGCTCGGGACCCCGGGCAACGGGGCCTTTGGAACGTTAAGGATTCAGGGTTGACGGATCGATGACGTCGGGGGATGTGTGCCCGGGCCGGCAGGCTCCGGGCGCAGCCTGCCGGAGTCCGACCGCCGCACTCCCCTCCTCGACGGGTCCTGCTTTAAAACCGCTGCCTCAAGCACGGAAGGACCTTTTATCCCATGGCGAACACCAGCAGACGGGCGACAGCCCTGCTCGCGGGCATCGGCATCGAGGCCTGCGCCGGCATCGGCTATGCCTGGAGCGTTTTTCAGAACCCCCTGATCGAAAAGTACGGCTGGACCACGTCGGCCGTCAGCGCGGCCTTTACCCTTTTCATCCTGGCGGGGGCGATCGCGCCCCTGGTCGGGAAACTCCAGGAGTACCTCAGGACCAGGACGATCGTGCTGATCGGGGCCGCGCTGTACGGCGTGAGCCTCTACGCCACCGGCACGGTCAGTTCCATCCCCGCCCTCTATCTCAGCTTCGGCCTGGGGGTGGGCGTGGGGACCACGACCATCTACCCGCTGATGATTTCCTACATGGTCAAGCTCTTCCCCGAGAAGAAGGGGCTGATCTCGGGGGTCATGGTGGCCAGCTACGGTTCGGGCGCCGTCCTGCTCGCCCCCGCGGGAGCCTGGCTGGCGTCCCAGTACGGGATCGGCAACGCCTTTAAAATCCTGGGAGTGGGGCTGTTTGTCATCATCGCCGCCGCCTCCCGGCTGATCGCCGACACCCGTGACATCCGGACCGGGATGCACAAGGTGGCGCCCTCGGCCTCCCCCGCCCCGGCGGCGCGGGATCTGACCTGGCGCCGGATGCTCGCGACCCCCCAGTTTTACGTCGCCTTCGCCGCGCTCACGATCGGGGCCACCTCCGGGCTCATGATCCTGGGGCACGCCTCCCCGATGATCCAGTCGGCCATGGGGATCCCGGCGCAGCAGGCGGCCTTCATCGTCAGCATCCTGGCCGCGTCCAACACCATCGGGAGGCTGTTTCTGGGCGGTGTTTCGGACCGGATCGGCCGCTACCCCCTGATGATGATGCTCTTCGCCTGCTCGACCCTGTCGTTCGTGGCGCTGGCGGCTTCGGGCTGGGTCCCGCTCTTTCTCGCCGGCGTGCTCCTCGTCGAACTCTGTTACGGGGGCTACATCGCCCTGATCGCGCCCGTCACCGCCGACCTGTTCGGAACCCGGCACCTGAGCATCAACTACGGGCTCATGTTCATCTCCTTCGCCATCGGCGGCGTGATCGGCCCCCGGATCGCCGCCGTCACCAAGGAAATGCACGGCGGCAGTTACCAGATGGCCTTCGTCATCGCCGCCGCCCTTTGCCTCGTGGGTCTCGGGCTCGCCCTGGCCGCGGGGAGGATGCAGCGCCGGCAGCGGGACGCGGCGGAGGATTCGGAACCGATCGCGGCCTGAGGCTCACGCTTCGGGCGACCGGGCGCCCCGCTCGAGCCGGCGCCGGAATTCGCCCGAACTGACGACCCGGGCCCCGAGCACCCTCGCCTGGCGCGCGAGCGCCCGGTCGGAGGTCACCACGCACACCTGATCGCCGTCGCCGTGGCGGTACAGGCGCTCGAGGATGAGTTCGTCCGCGCTCGAGCCGCGGCGCGCGTACAGGGTGGTCAGGGGCGAAGTGTCCATTTCCACCGCGGTCTGATCCGGGGTGCCGGCGGGCGCGGCGTCGAAGACCAGGAGGTGCGCCTCGTTTTCCCGCCGGGCGAAGCGCTCGACCTCCTCCCGCAGGCGCCGCTGCGCCGCGGGCTTGTCGCGGTGCCACCCCACCCGCTGCCCCATCACGTTGTTGCCGTCCACGATGACCATGGTTTCATTATACCCCGGCCTCGCCGCCTTGACCCGGGAACGCCCTTTCCGTTAGGGTAGTCCCGAAATCACAACCGGGAAGAGGGAGCCCTGCCATGCCGAAACGATCGGGAATCTTCGCCTTCATCGCGCTTTGCCTGACCCTGGCCGGCGCCGCCTGCCGGAAACCCGTTGCGGAAACCGCCTGCGACCGCGCCTGCCTCGAAGGTTATGTCGACCGCTACCTGGACGCGATGCTGGCCCACGAGCCGGACCCGGGGCTGTTTTCCCCCGGCTGGCGCTTCACCGAAAACGGCGTCCGGCTCGAACCGGGGGAGGGGCTCTGGGCCAGCATGACGGGGAAAGGGAGCTACCGGCTCTATGTCCCCGACGTGAAGAGCGGGCAGGTGGGCTTTTTCGGGACGGCCAGGGAGGAGAGCGAGCGGCCGGGGGAGGGGGACCCGGTCGCCGTCGCGCTGCGCCTCCGGATCCGTTCCGGCCGCATCGACGAGGCCGAGCAACTCGTGCTCCGGGCGGACAGCGCGGCGGGAGAGGACTTCCCCCCGGCGGGGATCAGCGTGGAGCGGCTCGGGGCTCCCCACCCGCTCTTCAGGGAGGAAATCCCCGAGGACGGGCGGATGACGCGCGGGGACCTGGTCCGGACGGCCAACATGTATTTCTCGGGGATGCAGCAGAATGACGGCAGGGGGGTCTATCTCTTCACCGATGACTGCGACCGGCTGGAAAACGGGGTGCGCACGACCAACGTGCCGCTGGCACCGGGGGAGCCCAGACCCGACCCCCGAACGGCGACCTCCTACTCCTCGTCGTGGAGCTGCCGGGAGCAGTTCGAGTCGGGACTGCTCCATTTCGTGTCGCGCATCCGCGACCGCCGGTTCGCGGCAGTGGACCGGGAGCGGGGGCTCGTCTTCGCCTTCGCCTTCTTCGACCACGGCGCCGGGAAGACGCGGCACTTCACGACCCCCTCGGGCCGCGAGGTGACCCTGGGCCCGGTGACCCCGTGGACCTGGCAGATCGCGGAGGTGTTCCGGATCGAGAACGGCCGGATCCGCCGCATCGAGGCGCTGTCGCACAAGTGCCCCTACGGGATGAACTCGGGCTGGAGCAGCTGGGAGGAAGGGCGCTCCGACGAGGCCCGGGTCCTCGAATAAGCGGGGCAGCCACCCGATCCCGTGCGGGAAAGGGGGGATTCCCAGCTATGACTCCGTGCCGTAGGAGATTTCGAGGCGGCCGATGGCGCGGCGCGCGATCCCGAGCACCAGCGCCGTGAGGAGGAGGAGGCCGAGGATCGAACCCGCGCGGGAGGCCGGCTCCGCGGGGGCCAAAAGCAGCTGCAGGAGGGCGGGCAGGTCCCGGCCCGGCGGCGCGGGGACCGGGCAGAGCGACTGCAGGTAATGAAGCACGCTCAGTTTCTGGAGAACCCGGGGGAGGAAGGGGTGGATCGCTTCCCAGCCGAGCAGGACGGCCGCGGGAAGGATCGGGTTGCGCACGAGCAGCCCCGCCGCCAGAAAGACGCTGCCGTACCCCACGCACCCCAGGGCCGCCGCCAGGGCGTACCAGAAGGCGTGGGCCATCCCGCTCCCCCGCCAGTAGGCCTCGACCTCCGCCGGGTCGTGAGTCCACAGGAGCACCAGCAGGCAGAGGAGCGCGCCTCCGGCGAAAATCACCGTCGACGCGATCAGCCCGGCGCCGTATTTTCCCGCCAGGAGCACCCCGCGCCGCGCGGGGGCGAGCAGCCAGCAGTGCAGGGTCCTGTCGAGCATCTCTCCCCGGAAGAGGTTCATGAAGATGCCCAGGCAGCCGAAGAAAACGGCCAGGCGCAGGTAGAAGTACTGGAACACCCCCGCGAAGATCGTGCGGTCCCCCTCGAAATCGCGCAGCGGGCGGATGTCCGTGGAGGCGAGCGCTCCGTCGGCGAACTCCAGCCGGGCCTCGCGCCGCCCGTCGAAGTATGTCAGCGCCCGGTGGGCCGTGATCTCGTCGACGAGGCGCGCACCGGTGCCCTCGACCACGGTCGTGAACAGCCGGTTATCCGCGCTGGTCTGGACGCTGAAGAGACGGGTGTTGAGTTCTTCCGGCTCCCCCCCGGCGCCGGCGTGCCGGATCACCACGCGCCGGACCTCGCGCGCCGCGCCGAGGTCGACCTGCAGATAGGGACGCCCCCCCCGGGAGCACCAGCGATCCGTCGGGCCTCCCGCGACGCTGCCGTTGAACGCCTTTTCCGGCCCTTCCCCGGCGCTGCAGGGGGGGCTGGAGGTGGCCGGGCGCCCCAGCGCCAGGTTTTCCGGGCCGTCGCCGTAGACCTCGAATTCGTAGATCCGCGCCGTCCGGTCGCTGCCATAGGCCGGCTGCAGGATGTTGAGCCGGACATAGCGGGCCTCGACGGCGGGCTGGATCGGATGCCGGGTGACCCCGTCGCGTTCCGAGGCGTCGCGCACGCGCCGGGAGGTCACCCACTGGCGGTCATAGACCGGCCTGCCGAGCCGCTCGAGCACCTCCGCGGGCGCCTGGCCCTCCCGGAGCCCGTCGACGAGGGGGGCGGGGGTCAGGCCGCCGGCCGAAAGCCTCGACTCGCGCAGGCGGGCCTGGAGACTGCCGCCCAGGAAGATGAGGGAGGGGAGCAGGGCCAGGCCGTAGACCCAGAAGGCGCGCCGGGAGACAAACGCGCGCCGCAGTTCGATCCTGGCAATGGTCCATGCCTGCCGGGCCCGGTCCAGATTGTGCATCCTACCTCCCCGCACCGATCAGGTATTCGTAAAGGGCGTCCGTGTTCTCGTCCGCGGGGATGACGCTCTCGATCCGCTCCCCTTCGAGGGCCATGCAGCCGAGGGCGCGCGCGAACCGTTCGCGGTCGCGCGTCAGCACCCGGAGCCCCGTCCGATCCTCGAGGAGCCGGACCTCGACGACGTGGCTCCCGCCGAACAGCCGGGCCGCCAGGCGCGAGGCGTCCTCGCAGCGGACGATATACTGGCACGGCTGCTCGCGAATCTCCTCCCGGACATCGCGGATCTTCCCCTCGGCGACCACCATCCCGTTGGCGATCAGGATCACCCGGTCGCTGACCAGGTCCACCTCCCGGAGGACGTGGCTCGAGAGGATGACGTGGCGTCCCTGGGCGGCCCAGGAGCGGAAAAGCTCGATGGTCGCCGCGCGCACCAGGGGATCCAGGCCGTTGAGCGGCTCGTCGAGCAGGAGCAGGTCGGGCTCGTGGGCGATCGCCTGCGCCAGGCGGACGCGCTGCCGCATCCCCTTGGAATAGGATTCCATCCGCCGGTGCGCCGCTTCCTCGAGCCCCAGCCGCCCGAGCGCGTTCCAGGCCATTTCCTCGGCCTGGCTCCTCCCGTACCCGTACAGGAGCAGCCCGGCGGTGAGGAAGCCGTGGCCGGTGGCCCGGCGCGGCGCCGCGTCGTACTGGGTGGCATACCCCGTGATGCGCATCAGCCGTTCGGGGTCGCGGGGGGAGATGCCGCGCATGAGGACCGACCCGCTGTCGGGCAGGATCAGCCCCGTCATCAGGTTCAGCAGGGTGGTCTTCCCCGAGCCGTTCGGTCCCACCAGGCTGGTGATCCCCGGCGGGATGGCCAGGCTGACGCGGTTCACCCCGAGCACCTCGCCGTAGAATTTCGACACTTCGTCCAGGATCACCTCGGGGCCGGTCACGCCGTCACCTCCACGGGGCGCAGCCTCCGCGCGAGGAGGGCCAGGAGCAGGAGGGCGATAGTCACGAGCGCCGCGGCGGACTCCCATGCTCCCGGCCCCGCGGGGGGATCCACCCCGAGCAGGGCGTACCACAACCGGCGCGCCGCCCAGGCCGGATTCAGGACGCCGGCCCAGGTGGACCGGAAGACGGCGTTGATCATCGCGGTGGCGCCCCCCAGGACGAAGAAGAAGCCGAGCACGAGGCCCCCGGCCACCACCCGCATCTTCACGGCTGCCGACGCCGCCAGCGCCACGAGGCTCACCAGGAGGATCCATGCGCCGAGTCCCGCGACGATGCCCGCGCCGAGCCGCCAGTTGGCGCCCGCCCAGCCCCCGCCGGCCATCCCCGCCTGGATCCCGAACAGGACCAGGCCCGGGACCCACGTGACCAGGGAGAGGAGGCCGGAGAGCGTCAGGAGCCGCCCGAGGATGTACGCGGCCCGGGAGAGCGGGCGGCTGAAATAGAGCTGCAGGGCGTTGTCGGCGAGATCGGGCGCGATCAGGCCGGGCCCGGCCAGGGCCGCGACGAGGACGGCGAGGACGGCCTGCACCCTCATGAACACGATGAAGAAGGGTCCGCCGATCCCGGCCAGGTCCCGGAGCGGCCGGGCCATCCCCCCGAGCAGTTCCGCCTGGTGGCTGACGTAGATGTACAGGGCGCAGAGCAGGGGCCAGACCAGGGCGGCCATCAGCAGGGCGACGATCAGCC of the Acidobacteriota bacterium genome contains:
- a CDS encoding Fic family protein — encoded protein: MPWNWELPDWPDFRYERNRLESREARFLHSAGLISGLIRHLDPGAGEQLRIELIGDEAVQTSAIEGEILDRESVQSSLRRQFGLQTDDRRIPPAEQGIAEMMVDLYRTYDQPLAQPMLYRWHQMLMKGRTDLRDIGRYRTHEESMQVITNRMDRIEVHFEAPPSSVVPKEMARFAEWFNRTTPGGESALPPITRAGIAHLYFVTIHPFEDGNGRIGRAVSEKALSQAVGHPTLLALADAIKQRQKEYYRALQDANKTNEITPWLEWFADTVVLAQESTQIRVEFLIEKAKLLNRLRDRLNPRQEKALLRMFEEGPGGFKGGMSAEKYIRITSTSRATATRDLQDLVAKGALIRRGERKHTRYFLGVDPVIRNLGA
- a CDS encoding ABC transporter ATP-binding protein translates to MGVRRGARDYRPPAPGPPRAEAAPRGGDGVTGPEVILDEVSKFYGEVLGVNRVSLAIPPGITSLVGPNGSGKTTLLNLMTGLILPDSGSVLMRGISPRDPERLMRITGYATQYDAAPRRATGHGFLTAGLLLYGYGRSQAEEMAWNALGRLGLEEAAHRRMESYSKGMRQRVRLAQAIAHEPDLLLLDEPLNGLDPLVRAATIELFRSWAAQGRHVILSSHVLREVDLVSDRVILIANGMVVAEGKIRDVREEIREQPCQYIVRCEDASRLAARLFGGSHVVEVRLLEDRTGLRVLTRDRERFARALGCMALEGERIESVIPADENTDALYEYLIGAGR
- a CDS encoding OFA family MFS transporter codes for the protein MANTSRRATALLAGIGIEACAGIGYAWSVFQNPLIEKYGWTTSAVSAAFTLFILAGAIAPLVGKLQEYLRTRTIVLIGAALYGVSLYATGTVSSIPALYLSFGLGVGVGTTTIYPLMISYMVKLFPEKKGLISGVMVASYGSGAVLLAPAGAWLASQYGIGNAFKILGVGLFVIIAAASRLIADTRDIRTGMHKVAPSASPAPAARDLTWRRMLATPQFYVAFAALTIGATSGLMILGHASPMIQSAMGIPAQQAAFIVSILAASNTIGRLFLGGVSDRIGRYPLMMMLFACSTLSFVALAASGWVPLFLAGVLLVELCYGGYIALIAPVTADLFGTRHLSINYGLMFISFAIGGVIGPRIAAVTKEMHGGSYQMAFVIAAALCLVGLGLALAAGRMQRRQRDAAEDSEPIAA
- a CDS encoding NYN domain-containing protein, with the translated sequence MVIVDGNNVMGQRVGWHRDKPAAQRRLREEVERFARRENEAHLLVFDAAPAGTPDQTAVEMDTSPLTTLYARRGSSADELILERLYRHGDGDQVCVVTSDRALARQARVLGARVVSSGEFRRRLERGARSPEA
- a CDS encoding discoidin domain-containing protein, translated to MHNLDRARQAWTIARIELRRAFVSRRAFWVYGLALLPSLIFLGGSLQARLRESRLSAGGLTPAPLVDGLREGQAPAEVLERLGRPVYDRQWVTSRRVRDASERDGVTRHPIQPAVEARYVRLNILQPAYGSDRTARIYEFEVYGDGPENLALGRPATSSPPCSAGEGPEKAFNGSVAGGPTDRWCSRGGRPYLQVDLGAAREVRRVVIRHAGAGGEPEELNTRLFSVQTSADNRLFTTVVEGTGARLVDEITAHRALTYFDGRREARLEFADGALASTDIRPLRDFEGDRTIFAGVFQYFYLRLAVFFGCLGIFMNLFRGEMLDRTLHCWLLAPARRGVLLAGKYGAGLIASTVIFAGGALLCLLVLLWTHDPAEVEAYWRGSGMAHAFWYALAAALGCVGYGSVFLAAGLLVRNPILPAAVLLGWEAIHPFLPRVLQKLSVLHYLQSLCPVPAPPGRDLPALLQLLLAPAEPASRAGSILGLLLLTALVLGIARRAIGRLEISYGTES